The following coding sequences lie in one Halogeometricum rufum genomic window:
- a CDS encoding glutaredoxin family protein produces the protein MTFEPGNDLSEADVRERVEELIESNDVVLFMKGNQLMPQCGYSARALELIGKHRESFETVDVLPALDAYRAALKEHSGWETIPQTYVDGEFVGGSDILSELDERGELGETLSA, from the coding sequence ATGACCTTCGAACCCGGGAACGACCTGTCCGAAGCGGACGTTCGAGAGCGAGTCGAGGAACTCATCGAGTCGAACGACGTCGTGTTGTTCATGAAGGGCAACCAGTTGATGCCGCAGTGCGGCTACTCCGCGCGCGCCCTCGAACTCATCGGCAAGCACCGCGAGTCGTTCGAGACGGTGGACGTGCTCCCCGCCCTCGACGCCTACCGCGCGGCCCTGAAGGAACACAGCGGCTGGGAGACCATCCCGCAGACGTACGTGGACGGGGAGTTCGTCGGCGGGAGCGACATCCTCTCGGAACTGGACGAACGCGGCGAACT